The window TTCGCGGCCAAGCTTTGCTTCAATCAGCGTTCATCTGCGAAAATCAGCGGCGAAGAACTTTCATGTCAAATTCATTCAGAATCTTTGCCACCTGCCACATCGGCGATGCCGCCGAAAATCTTCTGCGCGAAAAAGGGTGCGACTTGGAAATCTATCCCGGTCCGGAAGCGCCGCATAAGAGCGTGATCGTGGAGAAAGTACGCAGCGGTGTGGACGGACTGATCACCACGCTGCGCGATCCCATTGATGCCGAGGTTTTTGAGGCCGGCGAAGGAACGCTGAAAGTGGTCTCGCAGATAGCCGTGGGGTTCGACAATATCAACCGCGCGGACGCCAATCGATACCGCGTTCCCTTTACCAACACGCCGGAAGTCCTAAACGACACCACCGCGGAATTTGCTTTCTTCATGATGGGAGCGCTCTCCCGCCGCTTGTGGGACAGCGAGAAGATGGTGCGCGAAGGGAAATGGGGCGCGTGGCACCCGTTTCTTCCATTCCTGGGCGATGAGATCACGGGGAAGACCATCGCCATCATTGGCACTGGAAGAATCGGGCTGGCGCTGATCAAAAAGTGTACCGGCTTTGACATGAACGTCCTCTGCTACGATCCGGTATACCAAAACCACCGGTTTGCGGCGGATATGCAGGAATTGATGGACCTGCGCCACAAGCTTGGGATGGTGAAGGAAAAGAACTGGATCAAATACGTGAGCCTGGATGAGGCGCTGGGCGAAGCGGACTACGTGAGCTTGCATGTTCCGTTGGTTCGCGAAGGCAAAATGCCCACCTACCACCTGATCAACGAACGTACGCTGAAGCTCATGCGCAAAGACGCATACTTGATCAATGCCGCGCGCGGTCCGGTGATTGATGAAGCTGCGCTGGCGAAAGCTCTAAAAGAGCGATGGATCGCCGGAGCGGCGCTGGACGTGTTTGAACACGAGCCACTGTCTTCTGAATCGCCGTTGCTAGACCCGGAGATCGAAGACCGCTGCCGCTTATATCCGCACTTTGCTAGCGCGGGAAGGATTACGCGCTTGTCCGTTGATCCGAAAAAAGGGATGGCGGGACGGTGCGTCCAGGGCTTGCTGGATGTCCTGGAAGGGAATTACGGCGGTGACAGAACGCGAATGCCGTACGTTGTGAACAAAGAGGCGTGGACGGGATCGGGCGCCGATGGGGAAGGGATTTGAGGAGATCGGGTGATCGCGTGATCTGGTGATCGGAACCCTATTGGAAACTGCGAATTGATCGAAGCGCAAAGACAAGCGAAAGAATCCCCTGTGGCTGGGCGCGGCGGAAGAACAAATGAGAAACGCGGGAAGCGACAACTATGAGAGCAACAAGAGCGCGAAACAGTAACAGCACTAAAAAGGACTTGTCACCAAAACAACGTGAAGAACTGCTCAGAACATTGCAAGCCCGTTTTGAGAAGAACATGAACCGCCACAAAGGGCTTGCATGGGCTCAAGTGCAGGCAAGGCTGGAGCCGAACGCCGAAAAGCTGTGGTCGCTCCATGAAATGGAAAGAACTGGCGGTGAACCGGACGTTGTTGGTCATGATAAAAAGACGGGCGAATACATTTTTTATGATTGTTCAGCGGAAAGTCCTAAAGATCGCAGAAGCGTTTGTTACGACCGTGAAGCGCTGGCGTCAAGGAAAGAACATAAACCAAAAGATAGCGCTACTGATATGGCAACGGCCATGGGCATTGAACTCCTCACGGAAGAACAATATCGAGAGTTGCAGAAGCTTGGAAATTTCGATACGAAGACGTCGAGCTGGGTGAAAACGCCTTCTGATATCAGAAAACTCGGTGGCGCCATCTTTTGTGATCGCCGCTACAACACTGTTTTCGTGTATCACAACGGTGCGGAATCTTACTATGCCGCCCGGGGCTTCCGTGGATCGCTAAGGGTCTGAGCTGCGTTAGCGCGCTGTCACTAGCGCGTTGGCCATCGACTTAAAGATCTTGGCGCCGTCGTCGGAGCCGAGCAACGCTTCGCTGCAACGGTCAGGATGGGGCATCATGCCCAGGACGTTGCGGCCTTCATTGCAGATGCCCGCAATATTATCTAAGGACCCGTTGGGATTGGCTTCCGCCGTGATGCGGCCGTCGGGAGTGGCGTAGCGGAAGACGATGCGGTTCTGGCGCTTGAGCGCGTCCAGAGTCGCCGCGTCGCAATAGTAGTTGCCTTCCATGTGGCCGATAGGGATACGCAGGACGTCGCCTTGTTTGCAGGCGTTGGTGAACGGCGTTTCAGCGTTTTCCACGCGGAGGTCAACGAACTTGCAGATGTATTTGAGCCCGGCGTTGCGCATGAGCGCGCCGGGCAGCAGTCCGGCTTCACATAGGATCTGGAAGCCGTTGCAGATGCCGATGACCAGCCCGCCGGAGGCGGCGAATTTCTGGACTTCGTCCATGATGGGCGCGAATTTGGCGATGGCGCCGGTGCGCAGGTAGTCGCCGTAGGCGAAGCCGCCGGGGACAATGATGGCGTCACAGTTTTCCAGGTTGTGCGATTCGTGCCACAGGAACGCTGCTTGCTGTCCGGTGGCAGTGATGGCTGCGTGGTAGCTGTCCTGGTCGCAGTTGGAGCCGGGGAAGATGATGACGCCGAATTTCATAATTTTATTTAAACACACTGTGGTGACAGGAGAAAGCAATTCCACCGGCGCGCATTCAGGGCCGTCTTGATTGCTGTTTGAGCCACCACCGAGGAGGTCGTGGAGCCGAAGCGGCGGTGAGGCCGCGATAGGCAAGAAGAAAGCCAAGGATCAAGGTCCCTAGCGAAACGCCGCCCGTCATGAACCCGGCTAGCCACTCTCTGTAGTCGCGAAAGGCGATGATGGCGTTGACAAGAAGGAACCATCCCGCCATGATTGCCGAGACGCTTAGCGCTAGCACGCCCAACCGCTGGACCGGGTTCAGGCTCATTTTGAAGCGGATAATGTGCCGATAGAAGCGGGCATCATTCAGCACGGTATCAGGAAACACGATGTTGCGTTGCCGGTTGATAATGTCGCGTTCCCATTCCTGCAACTTCATGGCGGAATCATAGCCGGACTCCATGCTATAATCTACTTTGTTTTCATGCGCTTGTTAGCGTCTGCCGCTCCCCTGGTCGGCCGCATAAATCTTTGATTCTTTGAGGTTATCCACATGTCTGGCCATTCAAAATGGGCCACAATCAAGCACAAAAAGGGCGCGCTGGACGCCAAGCGCGGCAAGATTTTCACCCGTCTGATCAAGGAAATCACCATGGCCGCCAAGAGCGGAGGCGGTGACGTGGAAGGCAACCCGCGTCTGCGTGGGGCGGTGGCCGCGGCCAAGGCGGAGAACATGCCGGCGGACAACATCAAACGCGCCATCCAGCGCGGCACCGGCGAGCTGGAAGGCGTGAACTACGAAGAAATTCTGTTCGAAGGCTACGGCCCTGGCGGCGTCGCACTGCTGGTGGAAGTGACCACGGACAACCGCAACCGCACGGTGAGCGACATCCGTCACATGTTTACCAAGGGCGGCGGGAACCTGGGTGAATCCGGCTCCGTGGCCTGGATGTTCCACAAGAAGGGCTCCATCATCGTCTCCAAGGCCAAATCTAAAGAAGACGACTTGATGAACATTGTCCTGGAGCAGGGCGGGGACGACCTTAACGACGATGGCGACAGTTGGGAGATTATCACTCCGCCCAGCGCTTTTGAGACCGTGCTGGAAGCGGTGAAGAAGTCAGGCGCTGAAGTTCTGCATTCTCAAGTGGGAATGATTCCGAAGACGTACGTGAAACTGGAAGGCGCAGCCGCCAACCAGATGATCCGTCTGCTGGAGACCATTGAAGACCACGACGACGTACAGAACGTGTATTCCAATTTTGACGTGGACCAGAAACAGCTGGAAGAAGTTGCGGGGTAGGACAAGACGCTTTCGCCAGAGGCGGCCTGCGGGCCGCCTTTTGGTTTTGACGCACAAGCTGGTAGTCTTTTCCGTCTGAGTTCTGTGAGGTGAGTCCCTTGTTCTTGAAGCGGCCATTGTCATCATTTTTCTCCGTGTCTCCGTGTCTCCGTGGTGGAATTGCTGCGGTTGTCTTCCTGTTGGTGGCTGCAGGCATCGCTGGCGCGCAATCTTCCAGGCCGCTGGACGGCCAGCCCTGGGACATTGGCGTGTGGGCCAGCGGAGGATTCAGCGTCCCCGGCGGGACGAAAGACACGCAGGTGTTTGATGCCGGCGTTCGCCTGGGCAAAGTGCTGACGGACGATCACCTTGCCGGGTTCGTGCGCGGGAAGTTTGAGTGGTCGGCGGACCTGATGCCGGTCTATTACGTACTGCAGCCAAATCCGGCTAAAGATGCTTATGGGGCAGCATTTAACCCGCTAAACCTCAAGTGGAACTTTACCCGTGGGGAACGCACGGTCCCGTACCTGGAGCTGGGCGGAGGAGTGCTTTTCAGCCGTCATGACGTGCCGCTCAACACTTCGCACGTGAATTTTCTGACGCACGCAGCGCTGGGCGTGCATTTCTTCAACAGCCAGAAACGGGCTTTTACAGCAAGCGTCCGCTATGAACACATTTCGAATGCCGGACTCTCGGTGCCTAACCCGGGGGTGAACACGGTGCAGTTTATGGTGGGGATGAATTGGTTTAAGTGAAGCCATTGCCAGAATTGCCAAGATTGCCAAAATTGACAATTGATATGGGTCAGAAACTAGACCTGAACTTGCCTGTCGTGACACGGGCCTGTGCGTGAACGCCGATACTTGTCTCAGCATTTGTCAATCTTGGCAATCCCGGCGCTTTTGGCAATTCTGCTATCCTCTCCAGTTATGTCTTCTCTGGTTCAATGTGTTCCGAATTTCTCTGAAGGCCGCGACAAAGCGGTGGTTGACGCCATTGTGGACGCCATGAAAGTGCCGGGCGTCTATCTGCTCGACCGCGAAATGGATTCCGACCACAACCGCTGCGTGATCACGCTGGTGGGCGATCGCGAGGCGATTGCCGAAGCGGCCATTCGCGGCGTGGGCAAAGCGGCGGAGCTGATTGACCTGACCAAGCATCAGGGCGCGCATCCGCGCATCGGCGCGGCGGACGTGATTCCGTTCATTCCCATTGAGGGCGTGACGATTGAAGACTGCGCGGCCATCGCGCGCAAGGTGGGAGAGGAAATCTGGAAGCGCTTCAAGATTCCTGTCTATCTCTACGAAGCGGCGGCGACGAGCCCGGAGCGGCAGAACCTGGAGAACATTCGTCGGGGCCAATTTGAAGGCCTGCGGGACGATATACAGGTCAATCCGGCGCGCAATCCGGACTTCGGCGAAGCCAAACTGCATCCCACGGCGGGCGCGACGGTGGTGGGTGCGCGCAAGGCGCTCATCGCGTACAACGTGTTTCTCAACACGACGAATGTTGATATCGCCAAGAAGATTGCCAAGGCGATACGGTTTTCCTCCGGAGGGCTGCGTTATGTGAAAGCCGCGGGATTTGAGGTCCGCGGGCTGGCCCAGGTGTCCATGAACCTGACCGATTTTGAGCAGACACCGGTGGCCCGCGCCTTCGAGTTCGTGAAGCGGGAAGCGGCGCGTTATGGCGTGACGCCGCTGAGCAGCGAGATTGTCGGGCTGATTCCTAAAAAAGCGCTGGAGCAAGCTGCAGAGTGGTTTCTGCAGGTGGAGAACTTTGATTCGTCGCTGATATTGGAAAACCGGCTGGCCGGCGTGATGAGCGGAACGGTCGCAGCCGGCGGACTGCGCGCAGGAGTTGAACCGTTCATCGAACAGTTGGCAGCGCCCACAGCAACACCGGGTGGAGGAAGCGCGTCGGCAGCCGCGGGAGCCATGGCCGCGGCGCTGGCCAGCATGGTCGCCGGGATGTCACGCGGCAAGAAAGCTTATCTTCAATATGAAGCCGAATTGAGCCAGGCGCTGGCACGGCTGGCGCAACTGCGCGAAGAGTTGAAAGCCGCGATTGATGCCGACGCGGAAAGCTACAACCAGGTGATGGCTGCCTACAAAGCCGCCAAGACGGCAACCGACGGCGACCTGATGATCGAATCGGCGATGAAGGGAGCAACTACAGTCCCTTTTGAAACGGCGCAAAAGGTGCGCGAGGTGGCGGACATCGCGGAGAAACTGCGGCCCATCACCAGTCCCAACATGGCGTCTGACCTGACGGTGGCGCTGGCCCTGGCCAGGGCAGCGATCGAAGGGGCGGTTTCCAACGTGGAAATCAACCTGGCCACGCTAAAAGACGCAACATTTGTGAAGGAGATGCGTTCTAAAGTAGGCCAGATCCAGAGGTGAATACCTTAAAGTAACGAAGATTGCATCCTGGTGGGCCTAAGGAAGCATCTGAATTCAGAGTAAAACGGATTAGAATAGAAGGACTATGAAACGTTTAGGCTTGTGTGTTCTTATTTTTGCTCTTGTATTGAGCGGCTTGCCCGCGGGCGCCGCTTCGCTGGCCACGGCCGCACGGTCGGTCATCCCGGTGGAAGTGCAGCAGATCATCAACGTGGACTACCGGCGGATGAAGAATTCAGACACGGCCATGGAGATGAAGACCAAACTCATCCCGGCCAACATGAAGCAGTTTGAGGACGCGCTGAAGGACATTGGCGTGGTGCCGGACCGCGACATGGAACAGATCACCCTGGCGTCCTTCCGCCTTAAGGACCATGGCATCCAGATCGTGGGCATTGCCCAGGGACAGTTCCCGCGCAAGAAGATTGTCCTGCGCCTGGTGAAACAGAAGATCAAGAGCAACAAAGTGAACGGATCGTTTGTCTATCCCATGCCCGGCGGCATGCAGATGGTTTTTCTGGATGACTGGACCATGTTGTTCGGCGAGAGTTCAGCGGTCAAGGCCGCGCTGGACGCACGCGACAACAGCAGCATGAGCCTCAACGCCAACCCCGACATCACGGACATGATCGCTTCCGTGGAGCAGGGAACGGTGTGGAGCGTGCTGGACCGTGAAGGCACGCAGACCATGCTGAAAAACGCCCTGGGCCCCGCCGCTGACCTGGCGGAGTATGACACGCTGAAGAAGCACCTGGTGGGTTCACGCTACACGGTGGATTTTGACCACGGCATTGACTTCAACTTGAACATAGTCACGTCAGACAATATCACCGCGGCTTCGCTTTCGTCGGTCATGAAGGCAGGATTGATGTTCAAGAAGTCCGGCGCAAACCCTACAGAGCAGTCAGCGATTGACGGAACCACCGTGGATTCCGACGGCGGCAGGCTGGTGGTGCATTTCAAGGCCAATGACAAGAGCTTCCAGGCGCTGCTGGATTCGCCGATGTTTGTGGCGGTCACGCACTAGAGCTTCAGGAACTTAACCACAAAGGACACGAAGGAACACGAAGGCAAAGTATCAGCTTCGTGGAGCTTGGTGTCCTTTGTCTTTGATCGCCAGCAAAAAGACGCGGCTTGCCCTGGCTGAATCTTTCCCTCGTCCGCCGCATCCCATACAATCGAGCACACGATATGGACGACCTGGGCATATTTTCCGGCAATGAACGCAAGCAGAAAGAGCAGGAAATGCGGGATTCGGGCCGCCTGCCTGCGGGGCAGTCGCTCACGCTGAAGTGGCCGGTGCTGCACTATGGCTCGGTGCCGCGCTTTGATCCGGCGCGATGGGACTTCCGCATGTGGGGCCTGGTGGCGAACCCAGTGAAACTGTCCTGGAATGACTTCAACACGCTGCCGCGATATCACAGCCGCAGTGATTTTCATTGTGTCACCCGCTGGAGCCGTTTTGACAACGAGTGGGACGGAGTGGCGTTCAAAGACGTTCTGAAGCTGGCGCAAGTCAAGTCCGAAGCCAAGTATGTTCTGGTCCACGCCGAGCAGGGGTTCACGGCGAACGTCCCGCTGGCGGACCTGGACCGCGACGGCGTGCTCCTGGCGACGCATCACGATGGCGAAGCGCTCTCCGCCGATCATGGTTATCCCCTGCGCCTGATTGTCCCGCACTTGTACGCGTGGAAGTCAGTGAAGTGGGTGCGCGGGTTTGAGTTCCTGGAGCACGACGCTCCGGGCTTTTGGGAACAGAACGGCTATCACATGTATGGCGATCCGTTCAAAGAACAAAGGTTTGATACGGATTGAGCAACTAGCAGCTAGCAATTGGCAATTAGCACAAAGATCTACTGCAGAGCGTCTTCTGCAATCCCGAGCGAAGCGGGGGATCCCTATTGCCGGAATAGCCTCCAACAACTTCAAGCTTTTTGCCGCCTGTGAATGGGTTACCGAGAGCGCGTCGTAGTGATAGGGCCCCCTCGCTTCGCTCGGGGTTTCAGAAAAAGCCTAGTCCAAAAGTTTTCCGCTCGCTGATTGCCAATTGCTGACTGCTATTTCTTCAAGATCGGGTTATATCCGTCGCCAGCCAGACGGCTGCGCATGGCTTCCGCTTCTCGTTGGTCACTGAAGGGACCGACCTGGACGTGGAAGAGCGCGTCGCCGGGCACGTTGGCGATGAAAACCGGATATTGCTTCTTGCGTAGCGCGTTGACCAGGATTTCCGCGTCCTCTTGTTTGGAAACCGCCGCCACCTGGACCATAAAGCTCCCGCTGGTTGTGCTGGACGCGTCCTGGGCCGGGCTGGGCGACGGGGAAGCGCCGGGGCGAGGAGTCTGCGCGGGCGCCGGAGTGCTGGTTGATGCTGCCGGGTTTTGGCTGGAGTCGCCTTTATTGGTGGCGGAGGGTTTGCCCGCGGAACTACCACCGGTGGGGACGCTGCCTACGATTTCCGTCTTGCCGCCGGCGGCGCTGGCGTGTCCCAGCATGTATCCCAGAGTAAAGAACAGCCCGCAGACTATCGCCAAGCCGAAGAAGATTCCCAGCAATTTTCCGGTGCTCAATGTGATTTCAGTGTCCTGCGCCTGATCGGTTTCCTGATCGCCCATTTTCACTCCAGAGAGATTTGTCCCAGTGTATCCGATTTTGCCTGGTAATTATTTTTTCGCGACGCTCTCCAGGGCCTTGGTAATGGCGGTAAGAATATCCACCGGCAGGGGGAATACGATGGTGGTGTTTTTCTCCACGCCGATTTCGGTGAGCGTCTGCAGGTAGCGGAGCTGAATGGCAATGGGCTCGCCGGAAAGGATGTGGGCGGCTTCCATGAGGCGCTGGGAGGCGGCAAATTCGCCTTCGGCGTGAATGATCTTGGCGCGTTTTTCGCGCTCGGCTTCCGCCTGCTTGGCCATGGCGCGCAGCATGGACTCCGGCAGATCAACCTGCTTGACTTCCACGTTGGAGACCTTTACGCCGTAGGGCGCGGTGTGCCCGTCAAGGATGCTCTGGATGCGGGCGTTGAGCTTGTCGCGATGGGCCAGAAGTTCATCGAGCTCCACTTCGCCCAGCACGGAACGCAGGGTGGTCTGCGCGAACTGCTGGGTCTGCCAGTAGTAATTCTGTACTTGGACCACGGCCTGAGGAGCGTTCAGCACGCGCCAGTAGATGACGGCGTTTACTTTCAGCGTGACGTTGTCGCGGGTGATGATGTCTTGCGGGGGAACTTCCAGGGCCTGCTGGCGCAGGTCCACGCGGACCATCTTGTCTACCGGCGCAAACACCACGATGATGCCCGGGCCTTTGGCTTCCTGTTGCAAGTGCCCGAAGCGGAAGATCACGGCGCGTTCGTATTCGCGCATGATCTTGATGCAGTTGAGGACGTACAATAGAACAATAGCGATGGGAATCGCGATGAAATACCAGGGCACGGAGACCTCCGCACGATCAGGTTAACCTGCGCACCGGATTCTAATGGCACCGGGCAGCCACTTGAAAAAAAGTAAAGAAAAACGATATCACGCGCGCGACCTGGGCGGCGGCTCTTCCTCTACTTGTAGAACAAGATTGTGTACGTCGCGCACAACCACATGGCCTCCCGTATGAACGTTGGTGGGGGCCACGGCGTCCCAGAGTTCGCCGTGCAGATAGACTTTGCCGGAGGGCGTGAGCGGAGAGCGGACGACGGCCAATTCTCCGATCAACGCGCGCTCGCCCATGATGGACTTGTTGCGCCGGGCGCGGATGGCGATGGTCATCAGGAACGCGGTGATGAATCCCAGCGGGACGCTGACAGAAAGCGCGGCCCACCAGCTGACGCGCATCTGGGGAATGGGGCCATCGACCAGAAGCAGAGCGCCCAGCACCATCACTACAATGCCGCCCGTAGTAAGCGCGCCATGAGTATGAAACTTGGCTTCCAGGGCGAAGAGCACAAAGGCGGACAGAATGAGCACGAGTGCGATGGAGCGGAACGGCAGCATATTCAGCGCATACACCGCCAGCAGAATGGCAATGAAGCCCACTACTCCGGGGATGACGGCGCCGGGGTGGTTGAATTCGAAGTAGATGCACAGGGCGCCTATGGCGAACAGCAAGAAGGAAATGCTCGGGTCCATCAGGAAGGTCAGGATCTCCTGCCGCACGGTCATTTCGAAGAGGCGAACCGGTTTGCCGGCAACGTGCAAGACCACCTTGGTTCCGTCAAAGCGAGTGATAGTCTTGCCGTCAA is drawn from Terriglobia bacterium and contains these coding sequences:
- a CDS encoding D-glycerate dehydrogenase, which codes for MSNSFRIFATCHIGDAAENLLREKGCDLEIYPGPEAPHKSVIVEKVRSGVDGLITTLRDPIDAEVFEAGEGTLKVVSQIAVGFDNINRADANRYRVPFTNTPEVLNDTTAEFAFFMMGALSRRLWDSEKMVREGKWGAWHPFLPFLGDEITGKTIAIIGTGRIGLALIKKCTGFDMNVLCYDPVYQNHRFAADMQELMDLRHKLGMVKEKNWIKYVSLDEALGEADYVSLHVPLVREGKMPTYHLINERTLKLMRKDAYLINAARGPVIDEAALAKALKERWIAGAALDVFEHEPLSSESPLLDPEIEDRCRLYPHFASAGRITRLSVDPKKGMAGRCVQGLLDVLEGNYGGDRTRMPYVVNKEAWTGSGADGEGI
- a CDS encoding acyloxyacyl hydrolase, with the translated sequence MSSFFSVSPCLRGGIAAVVFLLVAAGIAGAQSSRPLDGQPWDIGVWASGGFSVPGGTKDTQVFDAGVRLGKVLTDDHLAGFVRGKFEWSADLMPVYYVLQPNPAKDAYGAAFNPLNLKWNFTRGERTVPYLELGGGVLFSRHDVPLNTSHVNFLTHAALGVHFFNSQKRAFTASVRYEHISNAGLSVPNPGVNTVQFMVGMNWFK
- a CDS encoding SPOR domain-containing protein — encoded protein: MGDQETDQAQDTEITLSTGKLLGIFFGLAIVCGLFFTLGYMLGHASAAGGKTEIVGSVPTGGSSAGKPSATNKGDSSQNPAASTSTPAPAQTPRPGASPSPSPAQDASSTTSGSFMVQVAAVSKQEDAEILVNALRKKQYPVFIANVPGDALFHVQVGPFSDQREAEAMRSRLAGDGYNPILKK
- a CDS encoding sulfite oxidase-like oxidoreductase, producing the protein MDDLGIFSGNERKQKEQEMRDSGRLPAGQSLTLKWPVLHYGSVPRFDPARWDFRMWGLVANPVKLSWNDFNTLPRYHSRSDFHCVTRWSRFDNEWDGVAFKDVLKLAQVKSEAKYVLVHAEQGFTANVPLADLDRDGVLLATHHDGEALSADHGYPLRLIVPHLYAWKSVKWVRGFEFLEHDAPGFWEQNGYHMYGDPFKEQRFDTD
- the purQ gene encoding phosphoribosylformylglycinamidine synthase subunit PurQ → MKFGVIIFPGSNCDQDSYHAAITATGQQAAFLWHESHNLENCDAIIVPGGFAYGDYLRTGAIAKFAPIMDEVQKFAASGGLVIGICNGFQILCEAGLLPGALMRNAGLKYICKFVDLRVENAETPFTNACKQGDVLRIPIGHMEGNYYCDAATLDALKRQNRIVFRYATPDGRITAEANPNGSLDNIAGICNEGRNVLGMMPHPDRCSEALLGSDDGAKIFKSMANALVTAR
- the ftcD gene encoding glutamate formimidoyltransferase, which gives rise to MSSLVQCVPNFSEGRDKAVVDAIVDAMKVPGVYLLDREMDSDHNRCVITLVGDREAIAEAAIRGVGKAAELIDLTKHQGAHPRIGAADVIPFIPIEGVTIEDCAAIARKVGEEIWKRFKIPVYLYEAAATSPERQNLENIRRGQFEGLRDDIQVNPARNPDFGEAKLHPTAGATVVGARKALIAYNVFLNTTNVDIAKKIAKAIRFSSGGLRYVKAAGFEVRGLAQVSMNLTDFEQTPVARAFEFVKREAARYGVTPLSSEIVGLIPKKALEQAAEWFLQVENFDSSLILENRLAGVMSGTVAAGGLRAGVEPFIEQLAAPTATPGGGSASAAAGAMAAALASMVAGMSRGKKAYLQYEAELSQALARLAQLREELKAAIDADAESYNQVMAAYKAAKTATDGDLMIESAMKGATTVPFETAQKVREVADIAEKLRPITSPNMASDLTVALALARAAIEGAVSNVEINLATLKDATFVKEMRSKVGQIQR
- a CDS encoding YebC/PmpR family DNA-binding transcriptional regulator, translating into MSGHSKWATIKHKKGALDAKRGKIFTRLIKEITMAAKSGGGDVEGNPRLRGAVAAAKAENMPADNIKRAIQRGTGELEGVNYEEILFEGYGPGGVALLVEVTTDNRNRTVSDIRHMFTKGGGNLGESGSVAWMFHKKGSIIVSKAKSKEDDLMNIVLEQGGDDLNDDGDSWEIITPPSAFETVLEAVKKSGAEVLHSQVGMIPKTYVKLEGAAANQMIRLLETIEDHDDVQNVYSNFDVDQKQLEEVAG
- a CDS encoding slipin family protein; amino-acid sequence: MREYERAVIFRFGHLQQEAKGPGIIVVFAPVDKMVRVDLRQQALEVPPQDIITRDNVTLKVNAVIYWRVLNAPQAVVQVQNYYWQTQQFAQTTLRSVLGEVELDELLAHRDKLNARIQSILDGHTAPYGVKVSNVEVKQVDLPESMLRAMAKQAEAEREKRAKIIHAEGEFAASQRLMEAAHILSGEPIAIQLRYLQTLTEIGVEKNTTIVFPLPVDILTAITKALESVAKK
- a CDS encoding nodulation protein NfeD, coding for MRVRLTLKLAALLAFSLVSRAGLADVLKIVVDDTIHPIMAEHVERAVQQAVSIHADALLIEINTPGGLMSSMEAIVHAILDSPVPVIIYVTPSGGGAASAGFFILESSDVAAMAPGTNTGAAHPVRGDGQAMDPVMKEKIENYAASLMRSYVTKRGRNVEVAESAVRQSKSFTAEEALKDHVIDYIAKNQADLFQQIDGKTITRFDGTKVVLHVAGKPVRLFEMTVRQEILTFLMDPSISFLLFAIGALCIYFEFNHPGAVIPGVVGFIAILLAVYALNMLPFRSIALVLILSAFVLFALEAKFHTHGALTTGGIVVMVLGALLLVDGPIPQMRVSWWAALSVSVPLGFITAFLMTIAIRARRNKSIMGERALIGELAVVRSPLTPSGKVYLHGELWDAVAPTNVHTGGHVVVRDVHNLVLQVEEEPPPRSRA
- a CDS encoding DUF4256 domain-containing protein; translation: MRATRARNSNSTKKDLSPKQREELLRTLQARFEKNMNRHKGLAWAQVQARLEPNAEKLWSLHEMERTGGEPDVVGHDKKTGEYIFYDCSAESPKDRRSVCYDREALASRKEHKPKDSATDMATAMGIELLTEEQYRELQKLGNFDTKTSSWVKTPSDIRKLGGAIFCDRRYNTVFVYHNGAESYYAARGFRGSLRV